TGCACccctcgaccgatatgtcggtcgacatgTCCACCGACATATCGGTCAAGGGGTGCACAAACTACACATGATCCAGGAAATTTACGAGAATTTTTGCTCCTTGGTCAAATCCCCATTCCCTGCCCGCACTCCCTCCCCTTAAAGGGTTCACATTGATAGGTGCTTGCTTTCGTGTGAGACAATTGGTTCCAGCTTGCGTGACATCATAAATGAATGTGAGTACCCTTCATAGTGTTGTCAGGTAGATTCGGTGTTTGAAACAATCACGTGGCGTTAAAATTCAGTGTTAAACGAGAAAAAtggagaagaaaaacaagcttaAGCTGTGAAATGAATGACGTGAAAAAATGACGGGTAAATGAACACGAACATTGCTGCTGCATTTTATTCTGTCGATTCATTCCACTTGTGAAATCACTGGAGTATTTTCCCCTGATCCTCCGTGAGCATCAAAGATAGTAGTCACATGTATATTAACCTGCACAAGTGTGCCTGACTGGCGTGGACTTGTCGTTTTGCCCTCGTTTTCTGGAACAAAGAATTATGGCAGGACAGAAGGCAGTGTGTGTTCTTTTGGAAAGTAAAAGCAAGGAAGTTAAGGgcgtcattaattttgagcaGGTAATAGAAGGAATGCTGAGGTTGCATGATATGGCAATTCCTTTTCGTTTCGCCTTAGCACTTGTGCAATCTAAATGTGTGAAAGCCACTTGCTTACCAAGCAATCAagctaaacaaaaacagttcAGTAGTttatagaaaagaaatttattaaaaaGCAGCGATCGTAAAAAGTAAATTATGAGAAACTGAGATTTGTTATGAGCTCGATAGCGAGGAGCGTTCGATTTTGGCCCTTGCACGCGACTTACGTAAACTTCAGTCGTTGGTTGCCTTGATATGATTTTTCACTTGAAATAATTCTCTCTGGTAGTGTTAAGTGACACATACAGTTCACATCCTGAAACCCAGCCtatgtttctttcttgtaGTTAACATTTTACACTTTTGAATATTCTTTGAAAGCAGGCGTAGACTGTCAAACAAGAACAGCTTGATAGATGAATAATGTGGCGTTCCTGTTGTGAAAACTTAAATAATAGGGAATCCCCTTAAAGAAGGTTAATTAAGGTGGTAAGGGATGCAGAGGGTGTGGAAGTGAAGGGTACTTAATTCTCAGGTTGGTTTGTTTACAAACTTTGTACACTTATTGCTGGGTGGCTGTTTGAAGGACTAATGCTCCTAGCTGTGTATTTGTTCAGAAACAAGGAGAGTGCAGGATTTATGGGGAACTTACTGGCCTTACACCTGGAAAGCATGGCTTCCATGTTCATCAGTTTGGTGATGGCACAAATGGTAGGTTAGACTTCAAGAATCATTTTGCATTAATCATTTTAATATTGGTGTCCACAAGTATGGTAGCCTGGATGCCAGGATCAGTTTCTTTTGCTGAAAAGGCTGTCACATATACTGAAATGACATTGCAGTTAATTACCAATCTGGTAGCTCACATGTTACAGTAAAATacggttaaaaaaaattattattattattctaaatGGCTCATGGTGTGACTGAATGGGTTGCATTTTCTTAGGACTCTTTAAAATGGTGTTTTGAAGTTTAGGGGATTTTGTTGACATGAATTATGTTGTCTTGAATGTCAAAGTAATTTATAAGTTTTTATTATCTAAATGAGATCTAAAAAGAAATAGCTGGGTATTTCAAGAAATGACAGTTTTCCACAGAGATTCTCCGCAAAAATTGGGGTGTGTCTTGTAGTCAATTTAATATTTGTGAACACTAAACATAAGGTTGGTGAGAGAAGATAATCATAATTGTAGTTGGTAcatacagtttttttttttcacaggaaGCCCTTGATCTTTTTTGTATCTTCTAGTAATTCgtggaaagaaattgaaaaacaaatcatCTGTTGCTTgtatttctttgcaatttaGGTTGTACAAGTGCTGGTCCTCATTTCAACCCAGAAGGGAAACTGCATGGAGGCCCAGTAGACGAGGAACGGTATTGAAAATATCATTTCCACAGTTTGCTTAAAATGAACTTAAAGTGTATTTGAcacaaacattttaattttattttttataagTGAAATTTATGTAAGTTTGATAATGAaaagttgttgaaaatcttaaaatatGCCTTTTTCACTAAAAGTATGTTTTCTCTCAAAAAGAGTCCTGTTTTTAACTGAAATTGGCACGTTATGAGTGTGAGAAAATACACCAATTTTTTTAGAGCAAAATTCTGGTCTCAATCCATTTATTACACATACCAAgccagtgaaaaacaaaattataattttatgtCATGAGCACTAATCAAGTCATGCAGCCATTACAccatttgttaaaaattatttgttcctgtttttctttggttttgtgtttttaacGTGAATGCCATTTCTTTGCCTCCACAGTCATCATGGAGACCTTGGCAACATTATTGCAAATGAGCAAGGTGTAGCCAAAGTTGACATGACAGACAAATTAGTTTCTCTTGTTGGAAAGGACTCTGTGGTTGGACGAACCATTGTGGTGAGGAACAAACCATTATTATTGAGACATTTTGACATAACTAGTGAAGATTCTAAAACACTCTTAATGTTGGTGTTAATACCGTATTTCcctgtgtataagtcgaccatTTACAGCCTTAAAATCTGTCCCAAAAATCACCCTTGCTTATACATGGATCAAAAACCAAGAtcaaaaaaaagttcaggacaaattttttgtgtaaCCATAGCGTACCTAAAATAGCGCAAATTTAAAggtaaaagataagtttttcgAGAAAATTCATACCAAGAAATaggaaaaacttatttttggctccaaaatggggggggggggggggcttaTACACAGGATAGACTTATACATGGATAAATACGGTAGTCAGTGCTATTGTTCATTTGTTACTGACTTGTTGTATGGGACAAACTTTCTCTGTTACCTTtccttattattttttgttaacaaagGTTCATGAAAAGGCAGATGATTTGGGGAAAGGTGGCAATGAGGAAAGCACTAAGACTGGAAATGCTGGAGGACGTCTTGCATGTGGTGTTATTGGCATTACCAAATAAAAACCGTTACTTGTTTTTGTGATTCTGAAACAATTCTGTGACAACCACTAGAAATCAGAGTTAAGTTGAAGGGTTTTATGTTAAACACTGTTTAAGTCTTCAGTTTATAGTAACATTTTGTCACTAACCTTTGTGTAATGAGCTTCATAGTTTGAAGTAAGTAATATTAGTGGTAACTAATAAATTAATGttagaatttttctttcactgtggACATGCAATATTGTATTACCAGTCTAAACAgtgtgaaaaataaagttgactTGTGAAAATTCCACTGCCAGTCCTATCTAATGTTGTGTATTTGCAAAAGATTATTGTAGTGAAGAGAAATGCATAATGTAAAGCATAATTTTATGAGCTGCAAGAACAAGAGTCTGCATTcttttcttccttcatttattttaatttttacacCCCTTTTTGCATGTACTGAAGTCATGGTCTAGGCCTTTCATGGAGATAGTAATTTACTTCACACGGGTACCTCAGTTTGATCTTGTTATCTTTGCCATGTGTTGTGACTTGTTTATATTTCTAGCTACTGAATTATTGAGGTTCCCCAATAGGGTTCTTCAATCTCGCCATCCCGACCGGAATTTCCCCCCAATCCCGTAATCCTGACGGTTTCTACCAGCTAATCCCGATCATATTTTCTGAAGTCCTTACATCTGGAAGTTCCGTTCCAGATTCCCTCCCAGCAGACCCAGCAGACCCAAGcaccccgggggggggggggggggactcatatatgaaatagacggggatgctcgtcgtctcgcttaggggtgtaaattttggattttggtttcgcttagggtgttccgggcaaagcgccaatattttaagccaccaaggtctcgtttagggttccgccaagaaacacagaattacgcgaagagaaacagaagtcaaattttcttttttcttcttttttttttcttttttaagcggtttcttttaggggtcaaaatttgcttaagccacgcccagattggtctcccttaggggtcacaaaaagcttgaaccacgcccagatggtctcctttagtggttaaatttaaaatttacgacgagcatccccgtcagTTCCATATAGGAGCCCCCCCCAACGGGCCAAGCACTGACTATTAGGTTCAATTAGCTGCATCTCTCTGCACTAAAACGATGATCTAGTTCGTTTATTTTACATGACTAGTTTTAAACGAGTTGCGTCAGTCAATCAGTCATTTTTATGGTATTTATAcctggtttctttttcttttttgcttttttctgttttgtctCTTTTGTTCGATAACGCCTGCCTTCCGGATCATTTCGATCCCTGAGAAATATGTCTCTCGGAGATAATAGCGATCAAAGAAGAGCATTAAGGTACATATCACGACGTGCCAAATTCACTGTTCACTACACAtatgacaacaaaaaaaagagtaGGGAATGTTGTCTCCGGTGTTGTAGTCTGACCTAATCAGTTAAGTAAGAAGTTCTCTGTGAGACACAACCAAGCCAATCAAAGGCACGCGAATACACGTATAATGCAACCAAAATGTTGCGaatcttaaatgaaaattaattatcttctttttctttccgtgaGAAATTTGACTGCAATAGTCTGATTAGATAATGCAAAAGcgatcaatatttcaaaatcgagCCAATAAATGCTTTTATAGGCAAAATAGCCGTCTCCTCCCCACTCACCCACACCCCCCCCAAAAGAGAAAACTATTTTGTCAGGAAATTCATGGTTTGCCTTTTTATCGACCGTCTCAATTTGGGATATGGACAGTGTTCGCTTTTCCTTTCCAGACTGCTTTTCAGTACGTGAGGCTGTTGAGAAGAAGACAGGCGGCAACATGAGAAGAGAGATGCACTTCTCTCGCTTCGCTTTGCTGtatttgtgaaatttcctttacaaCTGTGACGGTACCCGGTATGGATGTGTAACTGAAACATGGCTTCCATGGGCGGCTGCCATGTGGTCATCAAACGGAGCTAATAACGTTTGCTCGTCCTTTAACTTTGCGTCGCCATCTCTATGAGATAAGCAGAGgtcaaaggaagaaaataagaTTATTCGACTGGCTTGGATCTCAACTGCTTAAAAGGCATACGAATTTCACTGGTAATGGCGGGCGGCGCTCTCCCGCGGTTATTAGTGCCCCAATAGATCTTGACGGAAgaccaaattattttactagATCTTGTAATTCCTTCAAGAAATAGTGTCCTGAGTTCCCCAAGAACTGGATGCATATTGGAAGCTATGACCATATGAATTCTGTGTCAGTTGAGCTTTACCATTGATAGTGTAAGAATGTTAAAAAATTTACGAGGCACTGTTATTTTTTAGTCtctaaagaaatgaaatttcaataggacGACGTGAGTTAATGGAaatacgcatgcgtaaatgttATCCTAAGATGTACCGTATGGAACACAAGAGTTGAATAATGAAACTTAGAATCAGTATTTCTGCTTGAGCGCACGCGCAATTGTAGATATAAACACTCACTTGCATGTACCACATGAGGGAAACTTCTAGAAAGCTGTGCTATATATTTGGAAATTGTTACTAGGTATGGAttgagttgagtggatgaatatggtctaggggccgacttatctctccctcaatgcctgtcggtgacgactggtatctgaaccttaactcacaaaagcgacctccgggccgaaatctcggggagcatcgtttggtacgacgctctggcgccacgtccagaggtactgttgtcttggtattcTGTTTGCACATGCGCAGTTTCCCTAGGACAGAAGTTCCTACAATATTCATGGAAAGAAGTATCTGCGTAGGGTCAATTAAAAACCTAACTCCAATGACGAAATTTCCTCGTGCCACTTGACTCCAAAACGTCTATTTAACATTAGTTTGAAGCTTGGATTTGGAAATAACACTGATCACTGCTCTTCCAATAGCTGTCTTGTTCAATCCTCTTCTATTGTTACTTTTACAACATCAAAGTTATCCTTCTTGTGAAAAGGGGAGCCGTCTTAATACATATAATTAATTGATGACAAGCGGGTACTCGGTGCCGAGAAACGCGTCATTCCCCTGGATCAGTCCTCTCCTCTCACTGCTTCCTCCTACGACGTCTCTCCTCCGCCTCGGCGTAATGGTTCTCCTCGTAGGTCTGCGCTCCCTCAAACACGGTGCATCTTTACCCCACCCGAATTCTTGCCTCCTCTTCCCAGAGGGTCCCCAATAGGGTTCTTTAATCCCGCCATCCCGACCGGAATTTTCCCTCATTGTTCACTACACACATGACCACATATGACAAGTCACTGTCAATCGCAACTCAGAAGACAGTTTGCTCGATCACAATTTTCGATTGTCTGGAAATCCCATAAAATCGAGTACAATTGTGCTTAACAGATACCGAAACATATGCTCGTTTTGACTCAAGTTTAACCAGTGCTGCATGAACTTAGCTAACTGTTGCCCTGACGGACTTTTAATGTCTTCTCCTTCCGTGGAAGTTGTGCCCGAAATTTCTCCTTACGAAGAAACGAATTTCCGCTCTTTCCCCTCTCATAAAACAGCAGCTAATAACATCGACAACATCATCGTCGATGTTAACAGACATCGCTAGGGCGCGTTCAACTACGCAAACGATAACTTAGCTTGTGTTCCTCTCGTCGAATATCCCACGCGTACCGTTGATCAGGATCTGTATAAACTTGACACTAGAAATATCACGGTCATCTAATAACAACGGTCACAAAGACATTGTGAAATTGGATTCTCATTATGGCCAAGGTTCACGAAAATAGATCACAGATCACCATAGGGGTCACAGAGCAGTGTGATAGGGTCGTGGAAAACGTGGATGTCGACTAGGTCATTATTCGGCTATTTCCTACCTTAATAAGATGAGCTAAGATGACAGCTTGATTTTCATTGCATATTTTAGTCTCTGGAAATCCCGAATCTTGGTTTCTTTAAACTGACATTTCCCGATTCCCGCTTGTTAAAATCGCCAAATCCCGTGTCCCGGCCATAATCACAATCCCGAATCTTGTTCCTCCTTTTCCTACAAAATCCCGAATCCCGGCCTTGAAATAAGCTAAATCCCGGATCCCGAAAAACCTATTGGGAACCCTCGtttaatacttttttaattaatagaagacaaataaagaaaaaagaagaagaaaggaatGAGAGATGCTGTCAATACCTCTGGATGTAAAGATATTTGTAGTGTTGATTGTTGTACCTTCATAGTACATGCAAAGATTTTGCACCGTTAGAGTATATATGTATGACTTCACAAACATTCCCCAACAAGTGAAGCAGGACCGCGAAATATCAGTCCTCATTTAGTCAGCGTGTGACAGAAATATCCTCACTTACGGCCCCACAGTTCATTATCATTTCAATATAAATCTAGTTGGTTGACATATAAAACCAGACTGGAAGAATTTTCTCATCCTTATGATTGGTGTATATTACAAAGACATTGGCAGGTAAATCAAGATCTGAAGCTTGGATAAAATTCTACCTTGGGATGTCTGTGACTCCAGTCTTAAAATTGAGCCCACGATTTAAACACCCACAATCCATCTTGGGCCAGTGTTTTTTCGTTGCTAAACAGACTACGCTTTCtgaattatcattattttagaAAGATCAAATTCAACAAATAATGACGGCTCAGTACAGGGTTTGTGATAAGGAATCCTT
This sequence is a window from Acropora palmata chromosome 6, jaAcrPala1.3, whole genome shotgun sequence. Protein-coding genes within it:
- the LOC141884684 gene encoding superoxide dismutase [Cu-Zn]-like → MAGQKAVCVLLESKSKEVKGVINFEQKQGECRIYGELTGLTPGKHGFHVHQFGDGTNGCTSAGPHFNPEGKLHGGPVDEERHHGDLGNIIANEQGVAKVDMTDKLVSLVGKDSVVGRTIVVHEKADDLGKGGNEESTKTGNAGGRLACGVIGITK